A stretch of DNA from Desulfosarcina ovata subsp. ovata:
TCTGGGATATGGAGGCTCCGTCCGATCTCTGTTATCTGTCGGGCCTGCTTTCGCCAGAACTGGTGGTGACTGGGGGGAAAATCGAATATAAAAATTAGGGCTCCTTGTTTCAGAACCGCTTCATTTGGCTCAAAGCGTCCTGAGTTTCTTCCTGGGACATGACAACGGGAGGTCGTGGTCTGTGTTTTGGCGAATCTGATCGATCAGCTTCAAGTTCGGATCCGGCATGAACTTGGGCTTGCTTTCCATTGTGGGTATATCCTAAGTGGATATAATGGAAAATGAGGTTCATTCAAGAATCAACTGATTACACAAAAACTGCCATATCTGATTTCCAATGTCCGTGACAATTATGATTTGGCTATTACGGCTATCCATGAGGGAAAAGCTCGATGAAATCATTAATTGATAAAACAGCGTTTATTGAAAAATTAGAGAGTTGTGGAGCAAGCATTGTCCGAGTGGCGGATATTGCCAAACTATCTGGAATCGATACAGAACCAAATGACCTTTTAAATGGGTTTTCCAGAGCAGTGAGTATTGCAGTACGTCTTTCTGATCCAGCAATAGACATGATTGACAAACAGCCCACTCCTCTATATTCATCTCATTACAGTCGAGTAAATGCGCTACTGGACGACCTTGCCATAAAAGCAACAAATCTCTTACAATCAAACGGAGCTCAAGCAGTTCCTATCCCTGCTAGCCAAATACTCGATTCAAAAAAATGGACATCGTATATATCACACAAAGCAGTTGCAATAGCTGCGGGTATAGGCTGGCAGGGTAAAAGTCTGTTGGTTGTAAATCCTGATTTTGGCCCTAGAATTAGGCTTGCAACAGTTCTTACTGACGCTGATCTCTTGCCGGATTCACCTATAAAAAACAGATGCGGAAAATGTCAACAATGCAAAGACCATTGCCCAGCTAACGCAATCCTTGGCGTCAATACCAACAGCCATTATTCAAGCAGGTCAGAGGCTATTAACCTCCAAAAATGCGTACATCAAGTGCGTGACGTATTCGGCGAAATTCCAAATATTGCACCCCTTATTTGCGGTATATGCATTAAAGTGTGCCCATGGGGTAAAAAGAATCACCAACAGGTAAAACAATCGGATTTCAAATGCAACCACCCCGCCTCCCATCACCCTTGATCCTGCCGCCGCCATCTGCTATTTCTCCGGCCGGAACCGACCAGCACTTCCCATCAACCCGCACCAGCAACGGCCAATGAATCCAGACGACAACATCGACATCGGCGAAATTTCCCGTTTTTCCACCATGGCCGCCATCTGGTGGGATCCAAAGGGGGAACTCAAGGCCCTGCACGACATCAATCCCGTGCGGCTCAACTACGTTGACGACCGGGCCGTCATTGCCGGCAAACGCGTACTGGACGTGGGCTGCGGGGGCGGCCTGCTCAGCGAGGCCATGGCATCGCGCGGCGCCCGGGTGACGGGCATCGACATGGCCGAGGCCTCCTTGGGGGTGGCCCGCGCTCACATGCGCGAAAGCGGATTTGCCATCGACTACCGCCAGACCACGGCCGAAACCATGGCCGATGCGGCGCCGGCAACCTTTGATGTGGTGGTCTGCATGGAACTTTTGGAACATGTGCCCCGTCCGGCCTCGATCCTGAACGCCTGCGGGCGGCTGGTGAAACCCGGCGGCGACGTTTTTTTCGCAACCGTCAACCGCACCTGGCTGGCGCATCTGCTGGTCATCGGCGCCTCCGAATACCTGCTGGGGATCGTGCGCAAAGGCACCCATACCTTCGATAAGCTGGTGAAACCGGACGAGCTGAAAAAATGGGGCACCGAGGCCGGGCTGTCATGCATCGACCTGTCCGGTCTGCGTTACATCCCCCTTGGCGGGTATGCCGCCCTTTGCCGCAGCACGGCAATGAACTATATGATGCACTTCCGGCGGTGATGCCGATGAAATCTAACGAAAAGAGTGGAAAGGAACCCCATGGCCCTCTGGCAGAATCCCCGCTGGTTCGACGGTAATAAACGACAGGAGCAACTCGACGATTACATCCGTGCCACCGGCAAGGCCCGTTTCGGCATCCGCGAATTTGCCGAGGAAAACAAGGCCGAGGCCGTGCGGATCCACTTTGACCGGGTGGCACCCAAGTACGATTTTATGAATTCGCTGCTCAGCTTCGGCATCCAGCATGCCTGGAAACGCGCTGCCGTGCGCATGCTCGGGGTGAAGCCCGGAGATCGGGTGCTGGACGTGTGCGGCGGCACCGGGGATCTTGCCATCCTGGCGGCCCGGCGTTCCGGTCCGGCGGGCCAGGTGGTGATCTTCGACATCAACCTCGCCATGATCCAGGCCGGCCGCCACAAAATCGATCCCTATCCCGACCTGTCGCATATCAGCTATGTCCAGGGCAATGCCGAGGCGATCACGTTTCCCGACAACACTTTCGACTGTGCCATGGTGGGATTCGGCATCCGCAACGTCACCCACCTGAAAACCGGTTTCTCCGAAATGATCCGGGTCCTCAAACCGGGCGGCAGACTGCTCTGCCTGGAGTTCTCACGGCCGCTCAACCCGGTGTTTCGCAGCCTTTACGATTTTTACTCGTTCAACATCATGCCGGCCCTGGGGCAGTTGTTGGCCGGATCAGCCGAATCCTATGCCTGCCTTCCCGAAACCATCCGCATGTTTCCCCTGCCAGGTGAGCTGGCCGCCATGCTGACCGACCTCGGCCTGCGCAACGTGAACTGGGAAGCCATGACCAACGGCATCAGCGTGGCCCATGTGGGGAGTAAAAGATAGGCGTTTGGGT
This window harbors:
- a CDS encoding 4Fe-4S double cluster binding domain-containing protein, with protein sequence MKSLIDKTAFIEKLESCGASIVRVADIAKLSGIDTEPNDLLNGFSRAVSIAVRLSDPAIDMIDKQPTPLYSSHYSRVNALLDDLAIKATNLLQSNGAQAVPIPASQILDSKKWTSYISHKAVAIAAGIGWQGKSLLVVNPDFGPRIRLATVLTDADLLPDSPIKNRCGKCQQCKDHCPANAILGVNTNSHYSSRSEAINLQKCVHQVRDVFGEIPNIAPLICGICIKVCPWGKKNHQQVKQSDFKCNHPASHHP
- the ubiG gene encoding bifunctional 2-polyprenyl-6-hydroxyphenol methylase/3-demethylubiquinol 3-O-methyltransferase UbiG, translated to MNPDDNIDIGEISRFSTMAAIWWDPKGELKALHDINPVRLNYVDDRAVIAGKRVLDVGCGGGLLSEAMASRGARVTGIDMAEASLGVARAHMRESGFAIDYRQTTAETMADAAPATFDVVVCMELLEHVPRPASILNACGRLVKPGGDVFFATVNRTWLAHLLVIGASEYLLGIVRKGTHTFDKLVKPDELKKWGTEAGLSCIDLSGLRYIPLGGYAALCRSTAMNYMMHFRR
- the ubiE gene encoding bifunctional demethylmenaquinone methyltransferase/2-methoxy-6-polyprenyl-1,4-benzoquinol methylase UbiE, producing MALWQNPRWFDGNKRQEQLDDYIRATGKARFGIREFAEENKAEAVRIHFDRVAPKYDFMNSLLSFGIQHAWKRAAVRMLGVKPGDRVLDVCGGTGDLAILAARRSGPAGQVVIFDINLAMIQAGRHKIDPYPDLSHISYVQGNAEAITFPDNTFDCAMVGFGIRNVTHLKTGFSEMIRVLKPGGRLLCLEFSRPLNPVFRSLYDFYSFNIMPALGQLLAGSAESYACLPETIRMFPLPGELAAMLTDLGLRNVNWEAMTNGISVAHVGSKR